CCTTTTGAAGTTTCTTAACTTCAAGCTTGATTAGTCTGTTCCTCTGAAAAATTTCAAGAGAAATGTTTATCATATATGCATACAAAACACATGTCCATCTTATATGTATGGAATATGTATGTATAGAAGACAACCCTTATGATGTCTAAGACTCCTATGAAGTCAACTTTGGTCTATAAGCTTAGGCAAGCAAAATTAACCAGACAAACTAGTTTAGGGTTGGAATACAACAATcctgaattaattaaaaacttaCCATTTTCCTTGCCTTCATGACTTTATAACGATCAAAATCTGTCATCTTggctttctgttaaaaaaaaaaaaaaaaaaaatccctgtcatACCACCTTGTAATTCTCCCCAGGAAAGGTCCAAATTCAAATGACTCTAAATCATTACCTTTTCTCTGGCTTCAATCTTCTTGGCCCACCTTGTGGCTGCCCACTTTGCATTGATATCTGCCTTCTCCCAGGCTGCTCGGACATACTTCTGGCGGGCACTAGACAGAGCCAAGACCATAGATTAAGAAATCATCtttgggacatccctggtggcccagtggctgagactccgtgctcccaatgcaggggacccaggttcgattcttgctcagggaactagatcccacacgcatgccgcagctaacacccggtgcagccaaaaaataaaataaataaataaacagatagataTCATCTTTGAAGCCACAGAGATCCAAGGACAGCTTTTCGTCCTCTGAAAAGGCACAATTTATACCCCTCAAATTAAAAAAGCATAAGGAAAATGCCAAAAGAACCCTTCTCATTTTTTCTACTTCCAGCTCTAGTTGTCTCCATagaaaacacaccacctgacacaATTTATCAGTATCTTTTACTTGTTTGAATGGTGTTCACTAAGTCAGGATGTCTTATAATCTCAAACacacaattttaataaaaatatgcaaaCCATTCCACTTTCTGGGTTTAAAAATCACCTGATCATGTATATAATATCACTCAAATAGTGGATGTGTAAAAAGCATTTTCCTTTTCATAAAGAATGATGTAAAGTTAATCCTTACGCcttatgcttttattttgtaCAATAACACTTATAAAGATTCGTGTTCAAACAccataaaatggaattataatcattttgaaattCCTTTCAAATATCAAAACCCAGTATGTTTAGAAAATAAACTAGTAATATGTCACAGCACATGCTCCATTGGAAACAACTGTCACTGCACAGCAACACACCATAGTGTTTAGCTTCTATAACCTAAATCATGTCAAGAATCACAGAATGAATGCCTTAATCCCTTATAAATAACTGGGAATAGAACCTCTTTGTGGCTGTCATAAGGAGATGATGTATATTAAATACTTAATAGCTAACACATACAAAAAGCTCAACTAATGATAGAGTTGCAAGAGACAATCGCTATTTTTGTTCTGAAGCTAAAATGGACTAACATATGTTGGGGGAACCACACATATAGGGAGGCTTTTGTTGTGTAAAACGTGAAAGAAAGGGGGACAAGAGAAAAAGGATGGGAAATCTGGATAAAGGGAAAGCCAGAGAACTACCGGACCGCAGGGCATTTTAGAAGTAAATAATGCCTGTCCACTTCTACGATGTAAATCCCTCTCCTAAATTGCTCTCACTTTCACACTGCTTACTATGTTCTCAAGAGAAAAACCACAAAAtagcaaaaacattttaaaattaaactaagcAAACTTTTGCTAGCATTAACAAAACTAGGGGAGGGGTGACGGTTGGTGGATAGTTACCTGTGTGGGAATTTGAGGATGAAGTCAGTGAGCTGCATGCATTTGAAAGGCATAGCCTGTCTCCTTACTTGAGTGCAAGGTCCATCCACCAAAGCCTAGAAGACGTAAAACCAAGGATCTCGGTGTAAAAATGTAACAGCATTCAAAATGCAGATATTCTATATCATTAGTCCTTTCAGGATCATCAAATTCTtatatttaaatgctttttttaaagcttaaaaagACTTAGCAACAGTAGCACAGCATAAAACCCAACCACATATAATTTAAAGTCTTTAACCCTTACATTCCCAACAAATAACTTTATGATTATTCACGGCCTTTGGTCAATCCCTTAGTTGTGGTGCTCAAACAGTGACAATAGCAAATAACGGCTTTCCATGTGCCTGGCTTTGTTCTAAACTTGCTTTAAACATAGTAACTGATTTAAACCTCACCTATGTTTTAACCCATAATTAGTTCAAAACTCTGCCTAGCTGAAGGAGAGGAAGTATTACTCAAACCCAGTAGTATGCGCCAATTCAAGTCTGTACTCCTAACCCCTATCTGCGCTGGCTGTTTCCTAAAATAAAGCTACCACCCGTGGTACTCCTATCCTAAGACGGCTGTTGGGAGAATTACCATTATCATCTACACTGCATACCATCCACTGCCATGTGAAACTGTGACGCTTTTCCTTTGCACTTACCCTGTTCTGATCAATAACATCTACAATCGCAACCAGCCTCCCGGCATGAGGCCCAAAGGAGACGTAGGCCACCCGGCCAACCTCCACGAAGCGCCTGAACACCTAAAATTGAGAGGTGGGGGAGAAAAACTGATTAAACATACTCCCTAGTTTGCAAGGCTTTGCAGCTTAAAGGTAGTGTGGCTAAGAACAGGGAAAAAGAATGTTGAGGGTAACACACCCAGATGCCATGGAACAAGCTAGATGGACGAAATCCgcagaggcggcggcggcggcaaaAGCCAAGTTCCCGCTGGCCTCCAGGCCTACGGGGCCTGCACGGCCGGAGCCCCAGCCCGGCTTGGCCCCGGTGGCCACCCCAGCGGTCCGGGGCAGGCGGCCGAAGCGCGCACGCGTGGCCCAGGCAGCGCCGGGCCTACCGGGCCCCACACGCGCTCGTCAGGCGCACATCCGGAAAGCTCCCAACTCCATGTCCTGCCCACCCGAGGACCCTCACCGCGCGCTACCTAAGACCCACTGGGCGCCATTCCGCGCCTCCACTCCCCAACCCAAGCAGAGATGGAACGGCATGGCGGGCAGACCCGGAGCCCACACCTGGGACACTCACCATATTGGCGGCGTTCGGCGAAAAAGAAGAAAGCCCTCCCCAACCGTGCGCATGTGTAGAAGGCCGCCCCGCCCCTGCGATGAACGAGACGCCGACGTGGGCACCGATTGGTTGGGACGTTCGCCCGTACGCGCACGCATGCTCACTGGGAAAAGAAGCCGGAGCCCGCCGGAGTGTGCCGAAGCCGTGCTCCTTTTCCCGGACTGGAATCGCGGGATTGGCTTAGTTGATACCCCGGGTAATTTGTAGGAAGGTTGTCTCTTAGGACTTGAGGGTGAAGGCGCAGAAGCTGTGCTTTCCGTTGTGACTCTGTCCTCATTCCTTTAGACTTCCTATTTTAACcttcttccatctttccttccgCTACTCAGTACGTTCTCTCCCGATTTTTGTCTAAATGTTACTGATGGCTTAATACTAGATTTTTTCTTTCCGTAAGTGACTCCAGTAATTTTATTAACCTTTCATCTTAAAATAATTCAgactttacagaaaagttacaaaactGGTACAAATAATTCCCATAAACGTTTCACTTAGGTTCCCCAAGTGGTAACATTTTACCATTGCtttatcttttaatcttttttttttttgaatcataTGAGAGGAAATTGCAGACATGATGTTCCTTTATCTCTACATACTTAAATGtgatatttcctaaaaacaaggacattatTCTACATAATCAGTTCAGTGGTCGAACTCATGAAATTAATaataacatattctttttttttttttttttttttggccacggcacagcttgtgggatcttattccacgaccagtgatcgaacccggcCCGGGAGTGAAATCCCAGAATCCTCaccagccagggaattcctacaTAGTCCATTATTTAATCTGCACTCCTTATTCAAATATTATCAGTTGTTCCATTTATGTCATTtccagcaaatgaaaaaaaatcttcctgctCTATGATCTCATGAAGGGTTACAATTTGTATTTAGTTATCACGTCTAGTCTTTTAAAATCTGTAGTAAACCTTTTCTCGTCTTTCACAgtactgacatttaaaaatacaggctAGTTGTTTTGTAGACGGTCTCTCAATGTGGATTTGTTGTAGTTTTcatcatgattagattcagattaTGCAGTTTTTGGTAGAAATGCTGTGCCCTTGATGCATCACATCAGAACACCTGCAGGATATATCTTTGTCCCAATATGGCAATGTTAACTTTCATCCTTAAGGTGTTGATCATtgtgctgacaattcccaaaTGTATTTCAGTCCTTTCCTCTAAGCTCTCTGCCAGTGTATATTCCCAGGACTGTTCTAGCAGCCTTCTAAGTGACCTGCCTTCTCCATTGCTCCCTTTACTCTGTTCTCTGCTCACCAGTCAGagggatctttttaaaaaacaaatcagatcacatcactttctttttaaagtacttcagggaattccatggtggtccagtggttagggctccacgcttccactgcagggggcgcaggtttgatccctggtgggggaactaagatcctgcaagccgcggtgcacagccaaaacaaagagagagaaaatgaaaagacaacccacagaataggagaaaatatttgcacatcaaatatctgataagggacttgtgtccagaatatgtaaaaataaataaatacataaaataaaataccttagtGGCTTTCTACagtatttagaataaaatctaaactccttaTTCTGGCCTACAAGGCCCTGCATCATGTGTTCCTATATCCAAACACATCTTATGCCATGCCTCCTTCACCATTGTGCTTCAGCCACACTGATCTTGACCAGGCCACCAAGAACTGTCTTGTGCTGTGACTTTTGTACATGGTGTCTCCCCTGCCAGGAATGCCCTTCCCTCTTCATACTCATTGAATAGCAGTAGCAACTTatgtcttgtatttttttctagataCCTCTTCTGAGACTTAACCTGACTACCACATAAAAAAATTGCAGTTGTTCTACTTCTCTCTTTTCTAGCtcagctttttgttttccttagagCTATTAACATAATGGCAATTGTTCGACTGATTTTTCCGTTCACTTAGGTTGTAGTTTTGTGCCAATTGACATAAGTTCCATAAAAGCAGAACCTTGAAATCTTTTCTTGGTACAGTACCTGAATAGGGAGGGGCTCAGTAATTGGGTAGTCTTTAGGCCTTGGTATCctgctttataatttataaagcagaaggcatgaataaaaatattcatagcagcactttcTTGGTAACAGCCCCAAACTAGACACTACCCAAAGGCCATAaacaagagaatggataaattgtggaaGTTTGCAGTGATGGAGTCAACAGCAACTACATGGgaacagcatggatgaatttaTACCCAACACTGGGCAAAATAAACCAGACAGAGTATATActctgtgatttcatttatagaaaattcaaaacaggcaaactaATCTATGATATTAGAAGTAGTCACTTTTACCCCTGGTGCAGTCAGCAATggctggagggggaaggggggtttCTGAGCTGCTGGAGAGTTCCTCCATCTGGGTGTTGGTTACACTAGTGTGTTCAGCTTGTGAACTTTAAAATCTCTACCTTTATGATTTGTGCATTTCTTTCCCTCAAATGTGTTTCCTGGCTCTACAACCAGAGAATCTTGATTTGCAGGTCTGCGGAGGggcaagaatctgcatttaataAACAAGCTCCCCAAGTGGTTCACTGAACACGCTTTGGGAAAGACTGGGATTCTCCAGttacagaattatttttctagaGTTCACTAAATGGTTATGTCACACTGGTTTAAAGTCCTCCAAAAGTCCATTTTTATCACCTAATctacaggataaagtccaaactccttagccATTCAAGGCCCTCCATAATCTCACCCCAACCCCTTCCTAGCTTCTTCTCTTGCCATTCTGTGCCCCTCACCCCTAATCCCGCGATAGCTACGTTTCGTGGCTTTTCATGCAGTCAGCCCCCCTCTTCCTAGAATGTGCTCCCCATCTTTCTCCCTGAAAAATGACAGTGCATCCTTGaagaagcatcttttttttttttaaaggaaaccagaattttcttttattttttcttttattt
Above is a genomic segment from Eubalaena glacialis isolate mEubGla1 chromosome 7, mEubGla1.1.hap2.+ XY, whole genome shotgun sequence containing:
- the RPL14 gene encoding large ribosomal subunit protein eL14 translates to MVFRRFVEVGRVAYVSFGPHAGRLVAIVDVIDQNRALVDGPCTQVRRQAMPFKCMQLTDFILKFPHSARQKYVRAAWEKADINAKWAATRWAKKIEAREKKAKMTDFDRYKVMKARKMRNRLIKLEVKKLQKAALLKASPKKALAAKGAATAAAAKVPAKKMTATGKKAPAQKVPAQKAAGQKAAPPPKAQKGQKAPAQKAPAPKASGKKA